In Maridesulfovibrio sp., the following proteins share a genomic window:
- a CDS encoding 5-formyltetrahydrofolate cyclo-ligase: MDKEIIRRQLLEKRSTMRGPDVDSMSRSIVESVLSLEEWDKAGEVLLYWPIRNEVDVRPLLEAAWNSRKKLFMPCCRKNEPGQMDFGVVRAEAELMSGSFGIKEPCRTRCEFPDAVSPDLMIVPGVGFDRNGYRIGFGGGYYDRFLARPQKEGFLSVGVCYNFQLVDGFPIEPWDKNVQLVCTDRELIWQK; this comes from the coding sequence ATGGATAAAGAAATTATTAGACGGCAGCTTTTGGAAAAGCGTTCCACCATGCGCGGACCTGATGTGGACTCCATGAGCCGCAGCATAGTGGAATCGGTTCTATCTCTTGAAGAGTGGGACAAAGCCGGTGAAGTTCTGCTTTACTGGCCGATCAGGAACGAGGTGGATGTCCGCCCGTTGCTTGAAGCGGCATGGAATAGCCGTAAAAAACTTTTCATGCCATGTTGCCGTAAAAATGAGCCGGGACAGATGGATTTCGGTGTAGTTCGGGCTGAAGCTGAGCTGATGTCCGGTTCTTTCGGCATCAAGGAACCATGCCGGACTCGCTGTGAGTTTCCGGATGCAGTTTCCCCGGATCTGATGATTGTCCCAGGTGTGGGATTTGACCGCAATGGTTACCGCATAGGATTCGGCGGCGGATATTATGACCGCTTTTTGGCCCGTCCGCAAAAAGAGGGTTTTTTATCTGTGGGAGTCTGCTACAATTTTCAGCTGGTGGATGGGTTTCCAATAGAACCGTGGGATAAAAATGTGCAGCTGGTCTGTACTGACAGGGAGTTGATATGGCAAAAATAA
- a CDS encoding polyphenol oxidase family protein, producing the protein MAKISYIPFVFPGLENVSVAFSTRSGGSCKSPYGCGNISYDVGDDPYDVRANRTELAASLGITHWHECIQVHGDVMHYDLEEGSPAAKPVLEGDGIATTTAGHAMVVKTADCQPIMIAHKNGEFVAGLHNGWRGNAINFPGKGVADICEHYSCDPEDLLAVRGPSLSPAAAQFVNFESDFEPGFEEYFDKASSTVDLWKLTIDQLHEAGLPRRNIYSVDLCTYFMADSFFSYRREKQTGRQCSLIWIK; encoded by the coding sequence ATGGCAAAAATAAGTTATATACCTTTTGTTTTTCCGGGACTTGAAAATGTTTCGGTGGCCTTCAGTACCAGAAGCGGAGGTAGCTGCAAATCACCTTATGGCTGCGGTAATATTTCGTATGATGTGGGTGACGATCCATATGATGTCCGGGCAAACCGTACTGAATTGGCCGCATCACTTGGAATTACCCATTGGCATGAGTGCATTCAGGTTCATGGTGATGTGATGCATTATGACCTTGAAGAAGGATCTCCGGCTGCTAAACCTGTGCTAGAAGGGGACGGGATTGCTACAACAACCGCAGGGCACGCCATGGTGGTTAAGACCGCAGATTGCCAGCCGATAATGATTGCCCATAAAAACGGTGAATTCGTGGCAGGACTTCATAACGGCTGGCGTGGAAATGCAATTAATTTTCCTGGTAAGGGAGTAGCCGACATCTGCGAACATTACAGCTGTGATCCCGAAGATCTGCTGGCTGTGCGCGGGCCAAGTCTTAGTCCCGCCGCCGCCCAGTTCGTAAATTTTGAATCTGATTTTGAGCCGGGATTTGAAGAATACTTTGATAAGGCGAGCAGCACTGTTGATCTTTGGAAACTGACCATAGATCAGTTGCATGAGGCAGGACTGCCACGGCGTAATATTTATTCTGTTGACCTGTGCACCTATTTCATGGCTGATAGCTTCTTCTCTTACCGCAGAGAGAAGCAGACAGGGCGTCAGTGCTCACTTATTTGGATTAAGTAG
- a CDS encoding chemotaxis protein, which produces MSQTNILLESGTNELEIVEFYIDERDTVHDGSTRRNYYGINVAKVVEIIRLPELTDMPDAANDAVLGAFDLRSEIIPLIDLSRRVGKNRIEDEAPKVIVTEFNKISTAFLVSGVTRIHRISWEQVEAPSKQVSSLTANSITGVVKLEGRIVFLLDLEKIVADLNPDMDITDVPEASLIDKIEKRQLKALIADDSTMIRRMIGQMLEDAGFRVTRTHNGKAAWDKVMEWKGRAESEGKAIKDYLDIVVTDIEMPVMDGHNLTKRIKDDPELRHLPVLLCSSIITDTLFHKGESVGADDQISKAEINQLAERVFKLIEKADNN; this is translated from the coding sequence ATGTCCCAAACTAATATTCTACTTGAATCAGGCACCAATGAACTTGAAATAGTTGAATTTTACATTGATGAACGTGATACTGTACATGATGGCTCAACACGCCGCAACTATTACGGTATCAACGTTGCCAAGGTAGTTGAAATTATCCGTCTGCCTGAGTTGACCGACATGCCTGATGCGGCCAACGACGCAGTTCTTGGTGCTTTTGATCTCAGATCGGAAATCATTCCTCTGATTGATCTGAGCCGCAGGGTCGGTAAAAACAGAATCGAAGACGAAGCTCCGAAAGTAATCGTCACCGAATTCAACAAAATTTCCACCGCTTTTCTTGTTTCCGGTGTAACCCGTATTCACCGCATAAGCTGGGAACAGGTTGAAGCACCAAGCAAGCAGGTTTCTTCCCTAACCGCAAACTCCATCACCGGAGTAGTAAAGCTCGAAGGGCGTATTGTCTTCCTGCTCGACCTTGAAAAAATAGTCGCAGACCTTAACCCGGACATGGACATTACGGATGTACCGGAAGCCTCACTTATCGATAAAATCGAAAAGCGTCAGCTCAAAGCACTCATTGCAGACGACTCCACTATGATTCGCCGCATGATCGGGCAGATGCTGGAAGATGCCGGTTTCCGTGTTACCAGAACCCACAATGGTAAGGCGGCATGGGATAAGGTTATGGAATGGAAAGGAAGAGCAGAGAGCGAAGGTAAAGCCATTAAAGATTACCTCGACATTGTGGTAACCGACATTGAAATGCCGGTCATGGACGGTCACAACCTGACCAAACGCATCAAGGATGATCCTGAACTGCGTCATCTTCCGGTACTGCTCTGTTCCTCTATCATCACCGACACTCTTTTCCACAAAGGAGAATCTGTCGGGGCTGATGACCAGATTTCAAAAGCTGAAATCAACCAGCTCGCCGAAAGAGTATTCAAGCTTATCGAAAAAGCAGATAACAATTAG
- a CDS encoding glycosyltransferase, with the protein MLSRTVIHHSFLAKSGGATKVAAMLHAGLLKSGHKSIHSFEASEEPGDKLILPEEAAQSIPEGNIVHLHSSAAPVLFLRKLPARTKTVITLHDTKLITGGCASPMGCVQFEAACSNCPRNFPDSKRSRRDKISALIESKAVLVSPSGWLARLARKADPALKPRIIPNGTAWPDKPADRKAARKELGIHHASRVLLFIAHGGAKAAYKSGPEWKQYWLEIKKAVPEALCFAIGGNSNSRDGDFISIPYVQNDMLNKFLCAADVLAYPTLGDNHPLIIIEAMAQSLPAVSYAVGGVVEQISDGENGILVAPYEKNTFTEKVSMLLENSRLAREMGSRGFHTGKKRFSSERVLGDYTKLYYSLV; encoded by the coding sequence ATGCTGAGCCGCACGGTAATCCATCATAGTTTTCTCGCCAAAAGCGGCGGCGCGACAAAGGTTGCTGCCATGCTTCATGCCGGACTGCTGAAATCCGGGCATAAGTCCATCCACTCTTTCGAAGCATCTGAAGAACCGGGTGACAAACTGATTCTTCCGGAAGAAGCTGCGCAATCCATCCCCGAAGGAAACATCGTGCACCTGCATTCCTCCGCTGCCCCGGTCCTCTTTCTGCGAAAGCTCCCTGCGAGAACAAAAACAGTGATAACCCTGCATGACACCAAACTGATAACCGGAGGATGCGCATCCCCAATGGGCTGCGTTCAATTTGAGGCAGCATGCAGTAATTGTCCGCGCAACTTTCCCGACAGCAAACGCTCACGACGTGATAAAATATCGGCGCTGATAGAATCGAAAGCCGTGCTGGTTTCACCATCCGGATGGCTGGCCAGACTGGCTCGTAAAGCCGACCCTGCACTGAAGCCAAGAATCATACCCAATGGCACAGCATGGCCTGATAAACCTGCAGATCGGAAGGCAGCACGAAAAGAACTCGGAATACACCACGCTTCGAGAGTTCTGCTCTTCATCGCCCATGGCGGAGCAAAAGCGGCCTACAAATCCGGCCCTGAATGGAAACAATATTGGCTGGAAATCAAGAAAGCGGTTCCTGAAGCTTTATGCTTCGCCATTGGAGGCAACAGCAACAGCAGGGATGGCGACTTCATTTCAATCCCCTATGTGCAAAACGACATGCTGAATAAATTTCTTTGCGCTGCGGATGTTCTGGCTTATCCAACTCTGGGGGACAACCACCCGCTGATTATCATTGAAGCCATGGCCCAAAGTCTTCCGGCCGTCAGCTACGCTGTCGGCGGAGTGGTGGAGCAGATTTCCGACGGAGAAAATGGAATTCTGGTTGCCCCTTATGAAAAAAATACATTTACCGAAAAGGTCTCTATGCTTTTGGAAAACAGCCGTCTCGCTCGAGAGATGGGCAGCAGGGGGTTTCATACCGGCAAAAAACGATTTTCAAGTGAAAGAGTTCTCGGCGATTACACTAAATTATATTACAGTCTTGTGTAA